CCAGCTCCGAGGTTGTTCAGCTATCCATTTCTTACTATATCGATGACTTCATTGATTTTGGAAACTTTCACTCCTCTTCATGATTGATCTTATTCTTATGGTAAAAGATCTTGTGAGCATGCTTGGATTTTGATCCATCGAAAGCATTCGCTCAAGCATTTATATTGACGTAGCATTATCGATCAGCTATTGAatttgttaaatatttaaaaattaaaaattgattcTTCAATGGTTAATGAGGTTGATGGGCAATTTTACATCAACGATGAAAATGAGATAAGAATGTAGTATATAGCCTaactgtattaatttttatttaaaataataactagtgtgagaatattatatagtaagaTATATATACCTtttaatcaatatataataacataatcagaatataatataaaccaAATCTCACCAAAcgctataaaaataaaaccaagaCCCCGACCCAAGTCCATAACTAATATGGAGACAATTGAGACCAAAACCAAATCAAAAACCCATTTTTGctaagagaaatgatacttaCAGTCTCGAATGTGCAAGTGTCGTgcagtcactttaaaaaaaataaataaatacataattcatataaaaaggaaattaatttttttatagtggaCTCTAACCTAATTTAATAGTGAAAAAAGTGACGCTTGCACACTTCacgactgtacgtagcattactcgcttgctaattatatatgtatataatcttcaaagaattaaaaatttgattttttgttattcaatttaatatttgagattattttctttccttctcatGATCTCTTCAAGGGGCAAGATTGGAATaagaaattgaatttttctcaaacttcAATCATTATCATATATACAAGGTCATAAAATCATCCTGATACTAAAACTTATCAATTTTCACATGTTATCTTAAtatactatctttttttttatatatatgggaaATTACATTTTCCGCCCTTGAATTCTAAACTTTTTTCCAAGTTGCATGATCTTAAACTACCAAAATTAACATTTAGCACCACAAATTACAGAATTTGACATCTACACCACTAGTTAAGATTAATTGACCATTAAAGTCGATGTAAAATAGCAAATGTAACATAGCTTTAACGGTCTTATTTCAATGCATATTGGGTAGTTTAGGTTGCAACTAATTGCCAACTTTTAATATTTGGAACCCTATATTGCAAAAGTTGTGATCATAGGTTATAGCACTTCACATAAGATTAGAGTTGATACTATAATAATTCACAGTAAGAGgttatttggatagtgagatgagatcagatgattttagatgaaatttgaatgttaaataaaatattattataatattattttttaatattattattgttttagaatttaaaaaagttgaattatttattatattttgtatgaaaatttgataaaattataatgttgaaatgagatgagttgagagtgTTTCTCAATCTGACCTTTAACTTTTAGGGTTGACATTgcataaaatataacaatttgAAAAGAGCATAtcctaaacttgttatatactTTTTTGAGTTATGTTATTTGTACGTACGATAGTATGTAGTAAATACACTATTTATTGTGGGACTCAAccgttataaatataaaataaaagtgaaaatactttgatatattttcaagaaaaaatttatttgcagTCTTCACTTAAAGACTACATGTGCAAGCtctttattaaaagagaaaaaatatcattttaatagggatatttgagtaattttaaaaatttttaaagatgaaattACTTATGTCTTCATTGCAGTCCCCAAATGAGGAGTGTACGTAACATTGCTCATATTTCAAAGTGTGCAGAGGATACATGGTCTAAATTACAAACGTGacaatatttgatttgtaaaaaaaaattatgaattaaaattttctaaatcaaatcatgttacattaataatttgagtaatatattttctattcaaaaattttatatacaatcacttttacgtattttttatatattctattaatgtgattggttgcattatgtttttaatataaaataactgtttcagtcaattatatcagtaaaatatataaaaaatacgtaaaagtgattatatataatattattattattattattattattattattattattttggataggaataatagtttaaaaataataagaaaataaataaagaataaaaaaaaagggggtaATCACGTGGAACGTTAGCTTTGAAAATGGGTTCGGAAAGGCTTTTGGATGGATGGGAATAGAGCCGAAAAAGCGAAGCTAGCTGGGCCTTTGCCTCTTTGATTGGGGCTCAACTCGACTCAGCATCAACTCCACAATTAAAGAAGACTACACACTACAAAACCCAGCATCAGTAGCAGCGGTAGCAGCCGAGCCTCTCGACTCAGCCCTCAAAACACTCTTTAAAACAGCGGCGTCCAGCTCGAGCAACGCTACGCTAAAGGCCGAGCGTGTGGCGAGTTGAGCTAACAGATCTGTAAGCCTCTCGGCTGGAAAAATAgactcttctcttctctttctctgCATAGCAAACTCAGAAAAGCTCATCCTTTTTTGCGTCTCTCTCGGCTCGGGGGCTCAGATCCGGCTCTGATCTTGCGCCGCCGACCCAACTTTTTCCGCCTTCCTTCTTCCCTccatttccctctctctctgagtTGTTTTTTGTCGCTCTGTTGTCGTAAGATGTCGAGTCTACGCCTCAAttcattccttcatggtgaatTACTAAcgttgaaaaagaaaacccagAACTTTTTGTTCACTATTTTCTATTTCATTGCGTTTTCCTTTTTGtgaatttcttctttttgttcagATTGTGTTTCTTAGTACTGACAACTTGAATTGGGGAGAATTTCGTACGCAGAGTTTccatttctaattaattttaagGTAAGAAAGATTACAAGTATATACAGCTACTGTGGACTCGCCACTTCTTTTTTGATAGGAATTAAAGCTTAAATGGTGCTTAAAATATCTTTCAGACAGTAGCTGTCAATACTACTAAGGCAGGGAACAGGATGGATTGGACTTCAAATAATGCATTGAAACCTTTCAGAGGTATTGGAAGTCAATATATGATCATGCTTATATTTTGTTACTCGTGAAAAGAGAAGTCTTTTTCTTTTGGGTGGTGCCACTGCATACTAAAGAGTAAAAGTGAAATGCGGtgatgcattttatttgtgatgAATTGTATATACTCTGTATAAGTTCGATTTGCAATGTTATGCAAAATTAGGAAATCAAACATGTTAAGatcattccccccccccccccccccccccccccgccccaaaacaaaaaaaaaaaggggtagGAGGAGCCGATTGAAGCTGTGCCTCTTATGCAGGCGTAATCATATTAGCACTCTAACCCTGGGATACCTGATAGGAGGAATATATTTAGCTACTAAAAACAAGGAAGATActtatcaaaacaaataaaggaaGATACTGATGTCGATCAACTTTCCTACCTCTTAATATGGTGGATGGCGACTTGACAATTACTACTTGAAATGCTGAATTACTATATGTAAGCAGTGAAGAAACTACTCTAAAATCAGTTGTATGCCTTTGTGTATTATAATATCAACTGTTTCCAGGGATTGTTCAGTGAAAACCAAGTTTCTTTTGCTTCTCATATTTGGTAATTGCTACTGATGAGTAGATCAAGAAAATCCAGGGTATTCGTTTTATAGTTTGCTGCCATTAGACGTGAGGAGTACATGGATATAAGATTCAATAATCAGTCGTGTTCTGTAGTTAAATCATATATGACATTCTTGATAGGAATTGGGCAAGGTAGGGATGACTCGATAAAATATTCCCATTTTCTTTGGTACAAAATCTAACTAATGGGGTTATGAAAGTGCTTTTCTTTGCAGTTTAACTGGGTTACAATGACATTCCTTATGGTCATGTATTCGAGACCTAGGGTTGTAACTGTCCTTTACATGTTAATGTGTTTATCAGTCAACTTGAGTGTTATTGCTTTCAAGGGTCTACTGATCTCAGACATGCAGCTTTTTAAAATAAGTCAATCAATTTTATTAAGAGCACAAGGGGGTCGCAACCCAAGATTTGTTTTTGAATGATCATTGACTGCTAGTAACATAGTAGATCTCCTGATGTTATATTTGAGTTTCTGATAAGCTGATATTGTACTCTCATTAATGAATAAAGGGCCAATCTATGaatattttttcctttcatgcttCATGATTTAGATATGGAACCAAAATCCATGATGGATATGGCACTCATTCCAAGCATTGATCCGATAGATATTGGATTGGGTTCTTCAGAAAAGGGAAATGCTATTACTTCAGCAAAACCGAGAAAGAAGACGATGACATCAGTTTATCTCAAGTTTTTTGAGACAGCTCCAGATGGGAAAAGTCGGAGGTGCAAGTTTTGTGGACAGAGCTATTCTATTGCAACTGCCactggtaattttttttctctgcaCCTCTTTCTTGTCGTTCTTGTGGTTGTTTTTCTTGATGGTATTATTGTTACCATTAGAACCCTTCCCTCCTGTTGGTTGGAACAGGTATGTTGCCTCTGAGGTTCAAGGGTTTCaataaacataaacaaaataatttgaaaacagaCTATTAATATATTGCATGGCGCTCCATAAGGGGTTCAGCTCTTCTGGTATGATTGATTATTAGTTGCAGATACAATCcattcatcataaaaaagggctTTTCTTGGGCTCTGCATatttctcatcaataaaatcctTATTTACTGATAGAAAAAGGGTAGTGTAGATTCAATCTCAACACATTGTAAGATATTTTTACCAATCTAACATGTGGTAAGATATTGCAACAGAAATGGTTATTTGATAGAtggatttgtgtttttttttccctttctttctcttAATTTTTCATGTTTTAAGCCATTGAACTTTGGCATATCATGAGCTTATAAGGAACAATCGAACAACGGGAAATGCATAGCCCCAGGAACAACGGGAAATACATAAGTCTCCAAAAATTACCACCCCCAgcggccaaaaaaaaaaactctggtTGCAATCCAATCGAATGTATATTCTATAAATCTGTCTCTGGGCTTGAACTATGACATTCTGATCACACATTTGTATGCATCTccctcattttcctttcttttcaaaGGTAATTTGGGAAGGCACCTGAGTAATCGGCATCCAGGATACGATAAGTCAGGAGGGGATGCAGTTAGCAATTTAGCACCACAGCCCATTACTGTAAGCAAGAAGTCTCAACCTCAAGGGAAAGTACCTCAGGTGGATTATGATCATCTAAATTGGTTGCTTATTAAGTGGCTCATTGTAGCTTCTCTCCCTCCTTCAACCGTGGAAGAAAAATGGTTGGCAAACTCTTATAAGTTTCTGAATGCATCAATACAACTATGGTCCGGTGAGAAGTATAAAGCAGTATTTCGTGAAGTTTTCAGAAGCATGCAGGAAGACGTAAGAGCATCTTTGGAGCACATTTCTTCAAAGTTCTCGATCACACTTGACTTCTGGACTTCCTATGAACAGATTTATTATATGAGTGTCACATGCCAGTGGATTGATGAGAACTGGTCCTTCCAAAAAGTGCTTCTTGATATATGTCACATTCCTCACCCCTGTGGGGATGCTGAGATTTATCACTCCCTTGTGAAGGTTATTAGGATGTACAATATTGAGAACAGAGTCCTCTCCTGCACCCATGATAACAGTCAAAGTGCCATGCATGCCTGCCATACTTTGAAAGAGCATTTGGATGGTCAGAAAGTAGGGCCATTTTGTTTCATCCCCTGTGCTGCACGAACTTTAAATTTGATCATAGATGATGGATTAAGAGCCACAAAACCTGTAATCTCTAAGATCCGGGAGTTTGTGCTTGAGTTAAATGCATCCTCAGAGATGTCGGAAGATTTTATTCAATTAACTACAGCATATCAAGAAGGCAGTTGGAAACCTCCACTCGATGCTTCAGCACGGTGGAGTGGAAATTACCAGATGCTAGATATTGTGCGCAAGGTACTTGCTCTGATCATCTAAAACCTTCTGCCTTAGGATATGAAAAATTCACAAACGAAAAGTCTCTTTATCTAAATATTAAGGAAAAtagaaacatatataatatgcacATGAAAATCACTCCTTGTGCACAAGGGACTGCAGGCCTGCACAAATAATTTTCCAAACAGAGAATCTTTTTATGCTCGcccttcaaatatttttttcttttttcccaaaGAAAGTACTTTTAATGACTGCCTTGAAGTTCAGCGGATAAAGGAAATTTGCAAATATTCTATGTGACACTCACTAACTTGTAAACTTGGATGCATGACAAGGGTGAAACCCCtctatttgtttttaatatatgttttgTGATGTTTATACTGTACAGCCACACTCTACTACTCACAatttaattaagtaaaataaattgcCTGATGTGATCACCATTGAGATTAGGGGTACTACctgcaccccccccccccatacAGGGGCCACCCTGGCCCTGCCCACTGGGTGCCCCCGTTCAGATGCCGGAAAGCGGATTGGCCCCTACGGCCATCCGCCGTCCCCTGCCCACTGCCCCCACCCAAGGcgaaaaaaccaaacaaaagccAGTGAACCACCAACCAAAAcaaaccagagagagagagagagacgcgaGGAGGGAAGGGGAGGGGATGGGACTTTCTAACCAAACCCTATAATAAAATGACgtcgttttatttaaaaaaaaaaattaagatatatgtgtatatatatatatacaggccGGATTGGGGAAACCCCAGGTGAGCCTGCACCTAGCTCGGGCCCTGTCCTGGTTAGGCGAGGGCGGGTGGACAGGTGGCAGAGCCCTGCTGCCCACTCCTGATTGAGACAGTCCCCATTTTCTGTGCATGAtggttttaaaagataaaagtaTATTTTGGCCCCTAGCTGTTGAAGTTTGCTTTGTCAGAGTTCAATTATGTGTGTATTGAGAAAGTTTTGAGAAATTGGTTTTTGGGGGTTTGAAAACAGTGTCAGATGCATAATTTTCTCATGATATTTGCTATTGGTCTAGGTAAAACAACTGCCTAATGTAGCTCACGTGTGTGTTATGTTTGTATGTTGCTTTGTGTGTGCACCAAACCCGCATCAATGTGGTGGCTATTGATGAACTAGGCTTTTACGTATGAAACAGGCTAGTAAGTCTATGGATGCTGTTATCAGGAAGTATGAGGAGACACTAGGCAATAGGATGCCGCTGACCTCCACAGAGAAGAATGCGGTCAGTATCATGCATCAATATTTAGAACCTTTCTACAAAACCACAACCAACATATGCACAAACAAGCTGCCCACAATCGGGCTGGTTCTCTTCTTCATGGATCACATCTCCGAGACAATAACTGTCTGCAGAGAATCCCGTCACAGCCCAGATTGGCTAAAGAATGCTGCTGAAGACATGGCTATAAAGGCCAGAAATTACAATAACCAGGTTTGCAACATATTTACATACATGACAGCAATTCTTGATCCTCGAATCAAAGGAGAGCTAATTCCCGAAAGTCTCAGCTCAGACAATTATCTTGAGGAAGCAAGAACTCATTTCATGAGAAACTATTCTACCACCCATTTTCCATCCATGACTAGTGGTTACAGTGCCCAAGAGGTTGAAGATGGTGGGAGTGTCTCTTTTGCAGAGGAAATTGCTCGAAAGAAGAGAAGGGCAAGCATGAGCACTGCCACTGATGA
This is a stretch of genomic DNA from Carya illinoinensis cultivar Pawnee chromosome 15, C.illinoinensisPawnee_v1, whole genome shotgun sequence. It encodes these proteins:
- the LOC122296434 gene encoding zinc finger BED domain-containing protein DAYSLEEPER-like, which produces MDWTSNNALKPFRDMEPKSMMDMALIPSIDPIDIGLGSSEKGNAITSAKPRKKTMTSVYLKFFETAPDGKSRRCKFCGQSYSIATATGNLGRHLSNRHPGYDKSGGDAVSNLAPQPITVSKKSQPQGKVPQVDYDHLNWLLIKWLIVASLPPSTVEEKWLANSYKFLNASIQLWSGEKYKAVFREVFRSMQEDVRASLEHISSKFSITLDFWTSYEQIYYMSVTCQWIDENWSFQKVLLDICHIPHPCGDAEIYHSLVKVIRMYNIENRVLSCTHDNSQSAMHACHTLKEHLDGQKVGPFCFIPCAARTLNLIIDDGLRATKPVISKIREFVLELNASSEMSEDFIQLTTAYQEGSWKPPLDASARWSGNYQMLDIVRKASKSMDAVIRKYEETLGNRMPLTSTEKNAVSIMHQYLEPFYKTTTNICTNKLPTIGLVLFFMDHISETITVCRESRHSPDWLKNAAEDMAIKARNYNNQVCNIFTYMTAILDPRIKGELIPESLSSDNYLEEARTHFMRNYSTTHFPSMTSGYSAQEVEDGGSVSFAEEIARKKRRASMSTATDELTQYLSEPPAPIPTDVLEWWKVNSTRYPRLSVMARDFLTVQATSVAPEDLFCSKGDEIEKQRFCMPHDSAQALLCIRSWTQGGIKLKFKSTEIDCERLMELAATASADNSNAGSEKKQK